One genomic region from Falco rusticolus isolate bFalRus1 chromosome 19, bFalRus1.pri, whole genome shotgun sequence encodes:
- the ARNT gene encoding aryl hydrocarbon receptor nuclear translocator isoform X11, whose amino-acid sequence MENHSEIERRRRNKMTAYITELSDMVPTCSALARKPDKLTILRMAVSHMKSLRGTGNTSTDGTYKPSFLTDQELKHLILEAADGFLFIVSCETGRVVYVSDSVTPVLNQPQSEWFGSTLYDQVHPDDVGKLREQLSTSENALTEGTKPWCLSNKDPAAPPENASKGRILDLKTGTVKKEGQQSMRMCMGSRRSFICRMRCGNSSVDPVSVNRLSFMRNRCRNGLGAAKDGEPHYVVVHCTGYIKAWPPAGVSLPDDDPDAGQGSKFCLVAIGRLQVTSSPNCTDMNNVCQPTEFISRHNTEGIFTFIDHRCVATVGYQPQELLGKDIVDFCHPEDQQLLRDSFQQVVKLKGQVLSVMFRFRSKNREWLWMRTSSFTFQNPYSDEIEYIICTNTNVKNSSQESRPALSNSMQRPQLGQSVNLPLEMGTAQLPSRQQQPPQQTELEVVPGRESLSGYDHSQVPVQPVTAAGPEHSKPLEKAESLFNQERDPRFSEIYSSINADQNKALPASTVPANQPLFTQGNTFTPPRPAENFRSSSMVPPVNIIQQQPSSAGRILAQISRHSSPAQVSGTNWAPGTRPVFTPQQVGSQTVKTRPPSFSMGTFQGTPSSFSPMTAPGSTASPTGAAYPNLASRGTGFTTEAAQTPSTFEPRAAEGVGMWPQWQGQHHGPASGEQHVQQPQPSQPEVFSDMLTMLGDQGPNYNNEEFPELNIFPSFSE is encoded by the exons AT GGAAAATCACAGCGAGATTGAACGTAGGCGAAGGAACAAGATGACCGCCTACATCACAGAGCTCTCGGACATGGTGCCCACCTGCAGCGCCCTGGCCCGCAAACCAGACAAGCTCACCATCTTGCGCATGGCTGTCTCTCACATGAAGTCGCTGCGTGGCACAGGCAATACCTCCACTGACGGCACCTACAAACCCTCCTTTCTCACTGACCAG GAGCTCAAACACCTGATCCTAGAGGCGGCCGACGGCTTTCTGTTCATAGTGTCTTGTGAGACCGGGAGGGTGGTCTACGTCTCCGATTCTGTGACTCCTGTCCTGAACCAGCCCCAGTCCGAGTGGTTTGGCAGCACCCTCTACGACCAGGTGCACCCGGATGACGTGGGCAAGCTGAGGGAGCAGCTTTCCACATCGGAGAACGCGCTGACAG AAGGAACCAAACCCTGGTGCCTTTCTAACAAGGATCCTGCAGCCCCCCCTGAGAATGCATCTAAAG gtCGCATCCTCGATTTGAAGACTGGGACTGTCAAGAAGGAAGGCCAGCAGTCCATGAGGATGTGTATGGGTTCACGAAGATCTTTCATCTGCCGAATGAG GTGTGGCAACAGCTCAGTGGATCCAGTCTCTGTAAATCGTCTCAGCTTTATGAGGAATCGCTGCAG GAATGGCTTAGGTGCAGCAAAAGATGGTGAACCTCACTACGTTGTGGTGCACTGCACGGGTTACATAAAAGCCTGGCCCCCTGCAG GTGTTTCGCTGCCTGATGATGACCCAGACGCTGGCCAGGGCAGCAAGTTTTGCCTTGTGGCTATCGGCAGGCTCCAG GTCACCAGCTCACCCAACTGCACAGACATGAACAATGTTTGTCAGCCAACAGAGTTCATCTCCCGACACAACACCGAAGGCATTTTCACTTTCATCGATCACCGGTGTGTGGCTACAGTTGGCTACCAGCCGCAG GAACTTCTGGGGAAAGACATTGTGGATTTCTGCCACCCGGAAGACCAGCAGCTTTTGCGGGACAGCTTTCAGCAG GTGGTGAAGTTAAAAGGCCAGGTTCTGTCAGTCATGTTCCGATTCCGATCCAAAAACCGGGAATGGCTCTGGATGAGAACCAGCTCCTTTACCTTCCAGAACCCCTACTCGGATGAAATTGAGTACATCATCTGTACCAACACCAACGTCAA gaACTCGAGCCAGGAGTCTCGACCTGCCCTGTCAAACTCAATGCAGAggccccagctggggcagagtgTCAACCTTCCCCTGGAGATGGGCACGGCACAGCTGCCCTCAAG gcagcagcagccgccacAACAGACAGAGCTGGAAGTGGTCCCAGGAAGAGAGAGCCTGTCTGGTTATGACCACTCACAG GTTCCCGTTCAGCCTGTGACTGCTGCCGGCCCAGAGCACAGCAAGCCCTTGGAGAAGGCAGAGAGCCTTTTTAATCAGGAGCGGGACCCAAGGTTCAGCGAAATCTACAGCAGTATCAACGCAG ACCAGAACAAAGCCCTTCCTGCCAGCACAGTGCCTGCCAACCAGCCCCTCTTCACGCAGGGAAACACCTTCACCCCACCACGACCTGCTGAGAACTTCAG gagcagcagcatggtaCCTCCTGTCAACATTATTCAGCAGCAGCCCTCGTCAGCGGGCCGGATCTTAGCACAGATTTCACGCCactccagcccagctcaggTCAGCGGAACCAACTGGGCTCCAGGGACACGGCCGGTGTTCACGCCCCAG CAAGTGGGGTCCCAGACTGTGAAGACTCGGCCCCCTTCCTTCAGCATGGGGACATTCCAAGGCACCCCGTCTTCCTTCAGTCCCATGACAGCACCTGGCTCTACGGCTTCTCCTACCGGCGCTGCTTACCCGAACCTTGCCAGCCGTGGCACCGGCTTCA CCACGGAAGCGGCGCAGACGCCCAGCACATTCGAGCCGCGGGCAGCCGAAGGCGTGGGGATGTGGCCGCAGTGGCAAGGACAGCACCATGGCCCAGCGTCTGGGGAGCAACACGTGCAGCAGCCGCAGCCAAGCCAGCCTGAGGTCTTCTCA GACATGCTGACGATGCTGGGAGACCAAGGACCCAACTACAACAACGAAGAGTTCCCAGAGCTGAATatattcccttctttttcagaataa
- the ARNT gene encoding aryl hydrocarbon receptor nuclear translocator isoform X10, producing MPQFWENHSEIERRRRNKMTAYITELSDMVPTCSALARKPDKLTILRMAVSHMKSLRGTGNTSTDGTYKPSFLTDQELKHLILEAADGFLFIVSCETGRVVYVSDSVTPVLNQPQSEWFGSTLYDQVHPDDVGKLREQLSTSENALTEGTKPWCLSNKDPAAPPENASKGRILDLKTGTVKKEGQQSMRMCMGSRRSFICRMRCGNSSVDPVSVNRLSFMRNRCRNGLGAAKDGEPHYVVVHCTGYIKAWPPAGVSLPDDDPDAGQGSKFCLVAIGRLQVTSSPNCTDMNNVCQPTEFISRHNTEGIFTFIDHRCVATVGYQPQELLGKDIVDFCHPEDQQLLRDSFQQVVKLKGQVLSVMFRFRSKNREWLWMRTSSFTFQNPYSDEIEYIICTNTNVKNSSQESRPALSNSMQRPQLGQSVNLPLEMGTAQLPSRQQQPPQQTELEVVPGRESLSGYDHSQVPVQPVTAAGPEHSKPLEKAESLFNQERDPRFSEIYSSINADQNKALPASTVPANQPLFTQGNTFTPPRPAENFRSSSMVPPVNIIQQQPSSAGRILAQISRHSSPAQVSGTNWAPGTRPVFTPQQVGSQTVKTRPPSFSMGTFQGTPSSFSPMTAPGSTASPTGAAYPNLASRGTGFTTEAAQTPSTFEPRAAEGVGMWPQWQGQHHGPASGEQHVQQPQPSQPEVFSDMLTMLGDQGPNYNNEEFPELNIFPSFSE from the exons ATGCCACAGTTCTG GGAAAATCACAGCGAGATTGAACGTAGGCGAAGGAACAAGATGACCGCCTACATCACAGAGCTCTCGGACATGGTGCCCACCTGCAGCGCCCTGGCCCGCAAACCAGACAAGCTCACCATCTTGCGCATGGCTGTCTCTCACATGAAGTCGCTGCGTGGCACAGGCAATACCTCCACTGACGGCACCTACAAACCCTCCTTTCTCACTGACCAG GAGCTCAAACACCTGATCCTAGAGGCGGCCGACGGCTTTCTGTTCATAGTGTCTTGTGAGACCGGGAGGGTGGTCTACGTCTCCGATTCTGTGACTCCTGTCCTGAACCAGCCCCAGTCCGAGTGGTTTGGCAGCACCCTCTACGACCAGGTGCACCCGGATGACGTGGGCAAGCTGAGGGAGCAGCTTTCCACATCGGAGAACGCGCTGACAG AAGGAACCAAACCCTGGTGCCTTTCTAACAAGGATCCTGCAGCCCCCCCTGAGAATGCATCTAAAG gtCGCATCCTCGATTTGAAGACTGGGACTGTCAAGAAGGAAGGCCAGCAGTCCATGAGGATGTGTATGGGTTCACGAAGATCTTTCATCTGCCGAATGAG GTGTGGCAACAGCTCAGTGGATCCAGTCTCTGTAAATCGTCTCAGCTTTATGAGGAATCGCTGCAG GAATGGCTTAGGTGCAGCAAAAGATGGTGAACCTCACTACGTTGTGGTGCACTGCACGGGTTACATAAAAGCCTGGCCCCCTGCAG GTGTTTCGCTGCCTGATGATGACCCAGACGCTGGCCAGGGCAGCAAGTTTTGCCTTGTGGCTATCGGCAGGCTCCAG GTCACCAGCTCACCCAACTGCACAGACATGAACAATGTTTGTCAGCCAACAGAGTTCATCTCCCGACACAACACCGAAGGCATTTTCACTTTCATCGATCACCGGTGTGTGGCTACAGTTGGCTACCAGCCGCAG GAACTTCTGGGGAAAGACATTGTGGATTTCTGCCACCCGGAAGACCAGCAGCTTTTGCGGGACAGCTTTCAGCAG GTGGTGAAGTTAAAAGGCCAGGTTCTGTCAGTCATGTTCCGATTCCGATCCAAAAACCGGGAATGGCTCTGGATGAGAACCAGCTCCTTTACCTTCCAGAACCCCTACTCGGATGAAATTGAGTACATCATCTGTACCAACACCAACGTCAA gaACTCGAGCCAGGAGTCTCGACCTGCCCTGTCAAACTCAATGCAGAggccccagctggggcagagtgTCAACCTTCCCCTGGAGATGGGCACGGCACAGCTGCCCTCAAG gcagcagcagccgccacAACAGACAGAGCTGGAAGTGGTCCCAGGAAGAGAGAGCCTGTCTGGTTATGACCACTCACAG GTTCCCGTTCAGCCTGTGACTGCTGCCGGCCCAGAGCACAGCAAGCCCTTGGAGAAGGCAGAGAGCCTTTTTAATCAGGAGCGGGACCCAAGGTTCAGCGAAATCTACAGCAGTATCAACGCAG ACCAGAACAAAGCCCTTCCTGCCAGCACAGTGCCTGCCAACCAGCCCCTCTTCACGCAGGGAAACACCTTCACCCCACCACGACCTGCTGAGAACTTCAG gagcagcagcatggtaCCTCCTGTCAACATTATTCAGCAGCAGCCCTCGTCAGCGGGCCGGATCTTAGCACAGATTTCACGCCactccagcccagctcaggTCAGCGGAACCAACTGGGCTCCAGGGACACGGCCGGTGTTCACGCCCCAG CAAGTGGGGTCCCAGACTGTGAAGACTCGGCCCCCTTCCTTCAGCATGGGGACATTCCAAGGCACCCCGTCTTCCTTCAGTCCCATGACAGCACCTGGCTCTACGGCTTCTCCTACCGGCGCTGCTTACCCGAACCTTGCCAGCCGTGGCACCGGCTTCA CCACGGAAGCGGCGCAGACGCCCAGCACATTCGAGCCGCGGGCAGCCGAAGGCGTGGGGATGTGGCCGCAGTGGCAAGGACAGCACCATGGCCCAGCGTCTGGGGAGCAACACGTGCAGCAGCCGCAGCCAAGCCAGCCTGAGGTCTTCTCA GACATGCTGACGATGCTGGGAGACCAAGGACCCAACTACAACAACGAAGAGTTCCCAGAGCTGAATatattcccttctttttcagaataa